The window ACTGCTTCAAACTGCTCCATCTTGGAGTGATACAAAATTGAACTCATAACATATGCTTCAAATTCAACCTTTACAAAGAATACCCTACTTAGGCTTACTCCATTGGATTGTATAACATTTGCTTCAAATTCATGCCACTATGAAGCAAAGTTTCTTGTCCCTATCGTACTCAATTTGGACTAGACCATGTGATCAATAGGACTTATTAGGTTCTATTAAAGGGTGTAGGTGTAGgtgtgataattttttttaaataaatttgtcacatctcaaattttatgtttgtcaTAAAAATGGACATCCATTTTTAAACATAGCAAAACtgtataatcaaaatttttgttatattcaatCCAAGGAAAATATAGTACCTCTAGATGTACCCAAAGTTAATTTGACCCTTTTCaagttgaataaaaaaaattaaatgtaagaTGGCAGTTTAATTGgaaacaaagaaattgaatattaatcTAATTTCattgaataataatgtgtATACAAACACTGATTTATGATAGGGTGAAAATTACCGAATACAACAAAAACTCCTACATACaatgaaaagattaaattaaaagtacaatatctaaacaaactttgaaaaatatttggtgaagaattgaaatcaaatgtaattataatactttgaatttaatctacaagaaaaaatgtaaacaaattagatcaaaattaatataacttaTGAATAAAGTATGTTTTATAGAACTGCCAGTcatcgaattttattaatagCGAGGATAGATATACATACAAGACTGGAGATGAGCATTTTaggaacaaagaagaaaaagacttcataaataaataaataaataaatacaaatgaaatcaaacatttaatttactCCCAAAGTCTTTGGGAGAGAATCAACGTTTAATGAATAATCAATATCATAAATCCATAATTTCCCATCTTGATCTTGATTTAGATCATTATACGTCACCTCAAACTGCTCGGTCTTGGAGTCGTATAAAATTAAAGCCTTCCGAGAGATAAGAAACAACATCTTTTCATCCTCAAAAACTTTGATGAGTTGGAAATGATATCTAGTACAAGATGAGGAGAAATCATAGTAACCACGGTATTTTAGGTATCTTATGTAATGAAGCAACGCCACCGTCGACCAATGGTTTGAGATGGGTTGTCTAATAACAAACTCTTGTTCTAATTTAAACCATGAATAACCCTCTTCCATAAGCTTCCACACATGAAACCTACCAATGCCATTGTTAGTGTTGAAGTCGAAACAAGACAGATATAGGGTGTTATTAAAGATCCAAATATTAGAAGAACCACGAAAAACTTCATCTTCCACACCGTGAGGAAAAgaaacaacttcaaatttctcaTCTTCTACATCAAAACGTAAAAGAACAACTTTACCCCCGTTTCTCATATCAAGGTAGTTACCGTTGTATCCGTTCCAATAAAGAGAACCATTCAAGTAAACACCATCACCACTCCCTAAAACGCAGAATCGTATCAAGATTGGAACTCTACTCCATTTTCCATAACTACCACGGGTAAATGTTCCAATTGTAAAAATGTCAGCTACATATAAACCCCTCCTGATAGAAGAAAGTTTAActattttgtattgttttttgttaGGGCTATAACCAAATCCGAAGCTGTAACCTGTGTAAAACGTCTTCTTCCAAGCATCATTAAGTGGGAGTTCCACGTATTCATTTGTGATCGGACTCAATATGATAGCAAAAGGTTGTGTCAACTCAAAGCCTATTTTTTCATGCTCCTTAGACATAATTTTGGAGTTCACAAAACATAAGAGACCATTACAAgaattgataattttgaatGTGGAAAAATGAGGATGAAAGGTAAATGAACCAACGATACAAttgatcttcttttctttcaaagttttgGAATCAAAGTCAATACAATGAAGCATTTGATGAGGAGGAATATGAGCAAATAAATTAGCCTTTGAATTTAGATGCAACAGTTTACCTGTCAGTATGATATTGTTCCAAGCTTTACAAACTCGCCTGAGGTTAAGCAAAACGGAGACGGAAAGTTTAGATATAATAGTTTCAATAATATGAGATGGAAGCTGTGGATTTTGGTTTCTTCCTCGACTTTTCCGACTTTTCATTGTGAAGTATTGGAAGACGACGAAGATCAAGATTGCAATTTAGGGTTTATGTGTTGCCatctttctatttatttatagctgaaaaataaaaatataaaaatatatgttttacgtaaaatctcattaattagttaaataattttttttaacacattttgtagacaaatatttataatgattagtttttatagaaattgttatgaattgaagaaaaaaaaaaggaactattttcacataaaaagaaaatggtaatttttatagtaaaaaaaaatcaggttTGAACCCTTTGCTATGAATCAATGGTTCGTCTCAAGATAAAACCTCGACTCTTCATGGGCTTAAGTGTGTTAATTGGGCCCATCTCATTGTGAGCCTCGAATTCAATCTTCACTAAAAATGGGCTAGCCGGCCCATTGggatttggtttttgaaacgtttttttttccttttttgaactttttttgtaaaacaaaGAGATTTGTATTCCACAAGATGAAATCAGAGTTGGCATTAGAGCTTTTCCCAACTTCAAAGTTCAAACCCCATCACTTCAAGTGATTTAATTGTTCCTCTTTCTGGGTTGTGGCTTCCATACCCACTTCGAGTAGAGTAGAAAATTCCAACGAAAAGGGGTCTTCTCTGCTCTGTtctacttaattaattagtttgttgAGTTTACACACCCAACCATATGTTTTCATATGAATTTTATGTCATAGTATACGTACTCATTGCATggatgtgtgtgtgtgtcttctttatatatattatattgagaTTATAACATGCAGTTGTAATGattcatttatatttcttacaAACTATGAGAAtcgaaattttttattatattttcacaCATGtgatattgtttcttttagtaaaataaattatactgtttttatttaaataaaatttgcatTGGGATTAACCCATTTGGCgtaaaacaaaatgtatttCAGTTTAAgtataacttttatttaaaaaaaaaatgttgaaagtaTTTATGAAGATAGCAAAATCTCgttatttttttagtgataaacacgattttttttattattaatagataatgatatattgttatatttataaataagctGGCTTATTTTaccataattaaaaattatcctaaattttaccatataaataatttctacaaaaattaaataaaaaatttaacatgaatagaattttatatatttccaTTTCGTTAAAGTTTATACGTTCAATTCATAGTTCTAATCatgtcataattaaaaaatttaatcattgaaATGAGATACTAATCATAATTTAGccattagatattttttagtttgagtgATTATTACAAGGAGGGAGTAGTTTGAAGAGTggaataactaaaattttatcttcataGCTTGAAGATCaaagttattgaaaaattaaaaagactTAGGAAAATTTAAGAATGGTGCTTCATGAAATTGAGTATTTTGTGGTGATCTTATCCATATATGGAGAGAGGGTGAAGAGAAGACCCCACTGATACCAAACATACAATACTATTTGTGAACAATAAACCAAACACAATCAAAAACCttatctccatcttcttcttcttcttcttcttcttctttccctaTCCTTTCTCCATCTCTACTACCATTTTCATATTCTCCTTCATGTTATTTGGGTGTTTTAATTTACACTGTTTAAGCTAACTCTAATGGCGGCCATTGTCTCCTGCAAGTTTTGTTCCTCTCTTACTACCTCCAAATCCTCAATACCCACTTCCCATTATCGTTCCTCCAAGCTCTGGAATGGCGCTTGCTCCAACCCAGTTGGCCCCAGATGCTCCTCATTCAGGCGAATCAAATGTGGGCTTCAGAATGTCAAGGTAAGATTTggatcttcaaatttttttttgcaatctAATTTTGCTCGTACCTGTGTGAATTTGACTTGGAAAGTTTACTTTCATATTGATGTTTTTGGTGAATTGGGATTTGTGTTTTGAGGATATTCTGTTGCAAAATTGAAGTTCTATAGGAAGAATTCTGCTTCAAGTCATATGAATTTGgttgtattataaattttgttgctCAATTTTGATGATGGTGTCATTTTAGTCTCCAAACTTTGGAAAATTTCAAGTACATTCTTagactttaaattttgattctatAATGCCCTTGCTTCTAAGTTCCTTTCTAGTTGGATGAAATAAAGTGGTACTGGTGAAGGCATGGAGGTACACCAATATTCacaccattttattttatccaaCTCATCTACTTCTCTATTGACTTAGCCATCGTACGGCGTAAATTAGCCTGTATTTTTCCAAAAAGCAGTTCGCATCATCGTTTAATGAATGACATTGATGATAAGAACTAAATTTTGCATTGGGTCAcataatttaaacatttcaaaggTTAGAAATTAATAGACACAGTGAAATGAAGTTTGATGACTAAATATGGAATTTGACTTGTgaattaagaaacaaataaacgACAAATGGGTTGAATgagtttatattttgtttatcagAAAGGAAGGCCATTTTGCTTGAAGGAGTTTGCAATTTCCTCAGCTTTGGCGTTTAGTTTAATCACAGGGGTTCCAGGTTTAGGCCCCTCTGCAGATGCATATGCGGTTGCTGATCCAGTGATTCCGGAGCTGTCAGTGTTGATATCCGGTCCACCAATAAAAGATCCTGGAGCTTTGTTGAGATATGCTTTGCCTATTGATAATAAAGCCATTAGGGAAGTTCAAAAACCACTAGAAGACATTTCTGAAAGTCTTAAAATTGCTGGAGTCAAGGCACTTGATTCTGTGGAGAGAGTAAGTtatatgattttgattttctccTCCCAACTCTCTAgtagtaatttctttttatgaaggGAATTTGAGGCACTaagtagtttttcttttggttcatTTGAC of the Cucumis sativus cultivar 9930 chromosome 3, Cucumber_9930_V3, whole genome shotgun sequence genome contains:
- the LOC105435138 gene encoding F-box/kelch-repeat protein At3g06240: MSKEHEKIGFELTQPFAIILSPITNEYVELPLNDAWKKTFYTGYSFGFGYSPNKKQYKIVKLSSIRRGLYVADIFTIGTFTRGSYGKWSRVPILIRFCVLGSGDGVYLNGSLYWNGYNGNYLDMRNGGKVVLLRFDVEDEKFEVVSFPHGVEDEVFRGSSNIWIFNNTLYLSCFDFNTNNGIGRFHVWKLMEEGYSWFKLEQEFVIRQPISNHWSTVALLHYIRYLKYRGYYDFSSSCTRYHFQLIKVFEDEKMLFLISRKALILYDSKTEQFEVTYNDLNQDQDGKLWIYDIDYSLNVDSLPKTLGVN